The following is a genomic window from Procambarus clarkii isolate CNS0578487 chromosome 52, FALCON_Pclarkii_2.0, whole genome shotgun sequence.
gcctgctatgtagtctctgaactcctcacagcccgggatggccatctccttaaaactccattcccttctcatgagtagggccactccgcctcctcctctaccttccctctctttccttattactgtatactcctggggaaacacggcattcgttatgattccagagagttttgtttcagtgagtccgattacatctgggttaacttcttgtgctctttcccttagttcacttgtcttgcttgtgatcccatctgtgATGATCCCATCTGtgatcccatgtgtgtgtgtgtgtgtgtgtgtgtgtgtgtgtgtgtgtgtgtgtgtgtgtgtgtgtgtgtgtgtgtgtgtgtgtgtgtgtgtgtgtgtgtagaaaaaaTTAGTAGTAACAGTCGAGAGCTAATCACTAACAAAACTACTGTATTAAAGACCAAAGGCATTTCAACATGCTCCCTCCACATATAAGGGGCATAATTGGCTGACCTCTCAAGAGTCAtcaaaagagaaattgataaaacgccttcaaaggatacctgctcAACGAGGCTATGAGTCATACACCAGCCTGTGAGCagctgtgtccaacagcctggttaaccagaccaccaaccaggagcccTGGTCAGACATACAAGATGCAGTCAAACCGACTATTGAAAGAAAAAGGAATGTAAAAGAAAGTGTCTGAAGTCTCTGACCAGGCTGAGTGTCAGGGGGCCATTGATACCTTCACGTACTTCACGTGACTAACTGGACACCTGATACTTCATTGGCTTCAAGTAATTTTGAAAAACTACTAAGCCCATAAGGTTGTAATAGTGATTGGTTTTAAATTCACTCATTATTATGTTAAAAAGCATTCTATGAAAACAAATAGTCTACATAACATCCTATGTTATTCTGTTATATTCTGACTATTCACTACAAATATACATTAAACAAGGAGCTATAAAAGTCTCGGCTCATAAGGACTGAGCCTAGAGACTTATGGCCCTGAACTATCATGAATGCAACTATATTCTGAAAGACTTGTCCAATGTCCTGTTAAGTTTTAAGTTCTTACCTATACATTGCACACATTTATTCAAATATCATGACTCATTAAAATATGCAGCAAAATCTCTTCTCACTTACAATACACATACCAATCAATCGATCTTTACCAAGTTCTGATACCACTTCCTCAGATTTTGTCATCTTATTTGCCAATAACTTAAGAACCTTACTGCCATATGTAGGAGTCGATGAAACAATAAAACAATAAATAGTACTCACATGTTTTAACTTTTATTAACTTAATTACTGAATTTTATAAATCATTTATACAGTTTTGATTTGCGTGGGTGTGGGAACTGAAAGGGAGGCATGTGAATTAAGGAAGGCAGGAGAATGTTAATGTCGGTGGTCACGCGAGAGGGAGGTAGTCCGCAAACCCTCACTCTTAGTGAAATCTATTTGAGCATAACTGAGGGGTTCATCTTCCTCTCCAACCACAGGGTCTTGAGTACATGCTCCTTGAGTAACCGTCCCACTCACAGCTCGACGCCCAGTTCGGGGTGAAGGCCTGACACTTTCACATTTAGCTGGACCTAGATCTAATGAGACATAATTTAGTCCACTGTCTGCACTGCCACTGCCAATAATTGCCGAGGATGGCTGACTGGTCACAGAAGGAACAGTGGAATGAGCTGCTAAATCTGCTGGCATATCTAAGACACGACTTGTTCCACTTGATCCACTTGACCCACCCTCTCGCCGCCCCACACCCACGTTAACCACAGTACAGGTGGAAGATGCAGAGGAAAGGCCACCCTCACTAAGAGAGGATACAGATGATACAGACCCACCTAAAGTAGGTGATGTAGGTGGTGAATATGACACTGGTGAGGAGCATGCTGAAGCTGCACGCCCATTGTTACCCTGACATCCAGACCCACTTCTAGGTTCTGAAAGTTGTTTCTTAACACGCACCTCACTGCTTACAGCACTTCCTTCTGGAGCTCCAGGCCCACTATGACTTCGACACCGTTCACTAGAACTGTTGCCAGCAGAGCTAACAAAATTTAGTCGTTCAAGAGTGGCAGTGAGAGAAGGGTCTGGTCGAACACCAAGTAATGCTGGGGGAATGTCTGGGCGATGAGCTACCATTCGGGGAGATGAGGGctttggtggtggcggtggtggttgccCAGGAGTCATAAGTAAAtaaccactctcaccaccactaccaccttccGAGTCCCCACCACTACTAACAGTATTAGATTTTTCACTATCTTTTCGACTATGTTGTCTAGAAATCCCTTTTCCTATATTAAGGCTTTTTTTATCACTTGCATCATTATTCCCAGGGATATTGGTCTTGCTACTAGGAGGAATCTTATTCAAAGCAGGAGGAAGCTGCGGAGGTGTCTGAGAAGTGGTAACAGATTCAGAACGTCCCCCTGGGCACATATTAACATAATCATGAGGTTTGTGTGTATCTTCTTCTGAAACTTTACTGGATCCCATTGGAGATATATTCATATAATCTGACAAGGATGTATTGGATACTTTACGCTGTCTACTTTCTGTTATAAGTTTATCACAAGTACCTAGTGCTAAATTAACATATgccccttgatcactactacaggtATTTGCCAGCTGCTGACTGGTGCTGCCTTTACCTAATAATGATTCCAAGCCAACAGACCCCTGACTTTCCTCCTGCTTTGTGTCTGCCTGAGATGCTGCCTCACATATCCCCAAAATTCTCTTGCTGCAATCATTAACACTCATTGTTTGTTTACTCTGCTGTTCACCACTGTTAGGAACTGTCTGTGAAGATGCAGTGGCACTCAGATTATCACCTGGTAtcgcactctcttcagtctctataCTCGATTCTTCAATGCAGCTTGTGCCAATGCCTGAGTTTATACTGGAGGATATTCCCCCAGAATTGTCTTTACCAACACTGTCTTTACGACCCTCCTTATCATCCCTGTTTTTACTACGAGTCAAACTTGAAAATGGACTAGGAGTGCCTCGATTAGATTTTGGTAGTGGACTACCAGTGGGGGAGAGAGGTGTCTTAGGGGGTGTGCCGGAGTTTTTACGGCCTAGTAGAGTGCTCAAGGATGATAAGGGACTTGTACCTTTTTTGCTCATTTCCTGTAATACTTCACTATCACCACTTTTTACAACAACATTTATTGGTTCAGATTTCTTTCTTTTAGTGCTTTCCTTAAATGATTTTCTCTTActatttttcttttcttttttcttatGTTTCTCCCCATCAATTGAATGAGAAGAAGGGTCAGTATTACTACGAAAGTCTACAGGCATATATTCGTCCAATTGTGAAGTACTGTCTTGGGAAGACAATGGATTTAAAGTGGACGAAATCTTTCTGACTCTAGCACCAATGGAAGATGAGCTGTTTGAAGTTGTGGATGATGAAGATAATGAGGCGAGAGGAAGTGGTCCTAAGCCTTTTCCTTGACTCATATCCACATAGCCATCATGTGACCCTGAAGAACATGAAGATCCATATCGATCACTGCCTCTAGACATGTCTACATAAGGATCTGCAAATGAGGTTTGTCTAATCAAAGACTCTCTGCTGTTCATATCCAAGTATTCTGAGGTACATAAAGGCTGGGAAGTATTTATGGCAGGTTTCATGGGAAGGTAACCATCATAAGAATCTGAAGTTTTGCGATGAGGGCTTGGGTTGATCTCAAGTTCACAGTAGTTCCCTCTTTCAGAAAGCTCAATACTTTTGGTCGATAACTCGCTCTCGGATTTCTTCTTGTCTCGTTTAATGGAATCGAATACAGATTTCCCATTCCCTGAGGATTTAGAATTCGAGCGATGTCTTTGACCAGTTAGAGTTCTTTTAATGCTTTCAAAGCTACTACTCTTCTTCTCCTTATCAGCAGATATACTGTCACAACTTTTATTTTTTGAAAAGTCAAATTCCATCAGGTCATTGTTGCGTTCTTGGCTTCGAGCTTGAAGGAAGCCTCTGAAGAAGGTTCCCGGAGTGCCTGACCAAGAGTTAGATATTGGAGACGATCCCAATATGGGAGCACTGCAAATGAGAAAAagataatattaataaagattaacaaaattCCCGACATTAGTATTCATAAGGCATGCTAACACAGTTTACGGGGATAAGTCATGGTATTAATATTAAAGGAACCTATAAAATAAGGATCAACTGTATCCACTTCTACAGTATTTCAGAAATATAAATTACAAATTTGGTTGACTCTCAAATGAAATAGATATACAAGTACAATGCATCAATAAATAATTGATGCATTGTACTCCATTGAACATTGGGCACTAATAAATATACAGTATTTGATTGAATACAGTATATTTATTAGCTTGTATTCAATAAACATGAAATTAAAGATGACAGAATTTGTGAAGATACATAATAAGTAGCATCAAGAAAATGTTAGAAACATGTCAACAATTAGATTACTGAATCTTCAAAATAGACTCACTGCCTTAAGAAATTCCTGCATTTGAAAGTAAGTATATTACCTAATGAAACACTACAACAGAGAGAGCCGTCCTGCTACTGTACCACTGAATGTTCCTATCTTTTACATTCCTACCGAAGACACTTTGCTCTCGTATCCAATCTAATTGTTTTGAAGTGACTTGACTCCTTCATTACCGTCTCATTTTATCTACAAAAAAATATACTGTATTGTTAATGCTACCGTGCCAGCAATAATCTTAACTCATCAATATTTGTAATAATTTCACcccaatttaattttttttaaccctAATTACCCATTTTGACAATTATTTCCACCTCAGgaaaatgtaaataataaatCCTTGAGATTAACTTAAATTAACTTGACTATTCCAGTAAGATGTTATATTTTGACTTTCCTTCAATTACTTATGAACTGTATTTTCAAATATTAATATCTCAAAAGATGATTCACAAACAGAAAATGAACAGCTCTTGGTGCTATAGTAAAGCATGCCATGCACAATAAAAACCATTTTAGAAAATATTAATCACTGTATTAATTTAAGATATGAAGTGCCTTTTTGTAAGTTGCAGTGTACTGCTTCACTAGTAGATTGTATAATTCACATACTAGAATGCTTTCAAAACTCTTGATATGCTCTACATATAACTAGACTTGGCGGCATAATTTTAAGCACTAGCCTCAAACAATTATGTTAATGCATTATATAGCATTCAATAATACTTCATTAGCAGCATTATTGAACTCATTTTTGACTGTATTCTACCAAGGATTGTGTATGTAGGGCAAAACAAAATTATTGTGCAAAATATGATACACACCATAACATGTTTAAAATATAGTATGTGTGAAATTCTTATTTATACATGTGATTGTCATCATTATTGTTTTCCACTTTCATGGGGTGGCAACAGTCCAGAAAAAATAGGCAAGCAAGAATGCACAATGAAAAATGATTATATATTAAAAATTGGACTCGTTCATTCATTTTGCTGTACTGAACCTGTTAACTCATAATTGTAATGCTGTTTACCATTATTACAATACATATatgtacagtacaacctcaaAGATTCCAAGCCTCAAGACAGTGGACCACTACTGGAATAGTTCACTCAAATCAAGATGAGAGGACTGTTATTCTGAAAGACCACCAAGAAGAGGACCGACTTCAAACCacactttctaaccaatttatatattactgtataaatATGTTCTtattttacagtacagtacttgtacTGTACTATAAAATGTTCACATTAAATATAGAATGACTTTTTCGTACGTGgatcaatactaccaccacctgtcATTTTAAGACCATCTGATCTTTTGTTCTATGCTAGCTTGGTATTAATGCACTGTTCCCCATTACAGTATTCAAAAAATTTCAACTATTATTCTTTTGATTTTACCTCGAGTAGAATAGACATCAATTATCAAGAGGAAAGAGATGTCTCTTAACCCTTCAACTGCACAATAATGTTTCCAAGTAACTTAGGCAAATTACAGAGTAATCAAATCCATGTGTATACCAAATTATGAGAATTGGTGGTAAAGTTATTTGCCGATACAATAGCATGTGTTTACACTCACACATATACAGTGCATTAATTTATGAaataaggcctttgatacagtatcacacaggagactgctattcaaacttgagaagcaggcaggagtaagtggaaaggtcctagcatgggtaaggaactacctaacaggagccagagagtaacggtaaggggcaagaagtcggactggtgaacagtaacacgtggagtacctcaaggattagTGCTGGGACCagatctatttctaatatatgtaaatgacatttacaggagtagagtcctacatgtcgatgttcgtggatgacgcaaaaattaataagaagagttgtgacagatcaggattgtaggatccaagaggacttgaacaggttgcaggctactggagttcaacactagCAAATGTAAAATTATGGAAACAGGATTAGgtaataggagaccaaagggacagtacacaatgaagggaaactgcctacctgtgacaatttgagaaagacctgggagtggacgtaacacctaatctaactcctgaggcacatataaataggataatgacagcagcatactctatactggcaaaagttagaacatcattcagaaacctaaggaaGGAGGCATTTATGGTGCTTTACACTGCTTACATGAGactagtcttagagtatgctaccCCATCATGGAGcttccacctgaagaaacacaaggaaact
Proteins encoded in this region:
- the LOC123763636 gene encoding insulin receptor substrate 1 isoform X3, which gives rise to MKAVKSRSGLFLKCGEALCWKHLLAKMLPNRKSSVNNVGVNEDIVKAGYLKKLKTMKKKFFVLRRETGPDYPARLEYYDNERKFRAGAQPKKPIILRTCFSINRKKDPKHSHVIALYSNHDSVCMAAESDAELNDWLGLLHHHMHVTGADGQSRKMYEHVWLVSVQPRSLGSSKGLTGEHHICLTYKSIALVRVGDCQKKIEFPLNSIRRCGHTGSFFFLGLGRSAVTGAGDIWMLTEDAVIAENMHSIIRKAMHDPLNNMSEDSQTRERTHSVSNHRSFDSGSGPCHMRGRCDSMPSRSRTSSEGSVQNVPNKFHGHNCSHQTDGSMASSLCLHVTRPKSIPSSSESMESATSVDDFECLHSNTPDNNDGLCGSEEDSYMAMGRVGSTESSHQHRELPQPPFSLPIISTRPMGSSQSKVAGVVSPVSGSSIDGHCLSSPQDNYLEMASPSERMHAGLVGSQPERGGYMYMDKTQPQPQGSSASENCGYMSMGPLNSPGSIPTTWPSHSSSQVSSPPHSASHSRIPSVVDDTTDSYLSMVPGGHLGDMTTGENFGQDRSEGYLDMTPTPAVPTPIPYSPSDGDSFPEMSPGSSCSFTSGTPSSDHRFPDFIAEKSGSGSYYGYSEDDDSSIDRPIRTNSVGSKPEQFRSRKNRLEVSPAEPARVRAFSVGSRVSLRLAGGRAGQVAGGAIAATSVSVAEFSSSIKERGKQVKSKSTSAPILGSSPISNSWSGTPGTFFRGFLQARSQERNNDLMEFDFSKNKSCDSISADKEKKSSSFESIKRTLTGQRHRSNSKSSGNGKSVFDSIKRDKKKSESELSTKSIELSERGNYCELEINPSPHRKTSDSYDGYLPMKPAINTSQPLCTSEYLDMNSRESLIRQTSFADPYVDMSRGSDRYGSSCSSGSHDGYVDMSQGKGLGPLPLASLSSSSTTSNSSSSIGARVRKISSTLNPLSSQDSTSQLDEYMPVDFRSNTDPSSHSIDGEKHKKKEKKNSKRKSFKESTKRKKSEPINVVVKSGDSEVLQEMSKKGTSPLSSLSTLLGRKNSGTPPKTPLSPTGSPLPKSNRGTPSPFSSLTRSKNRDDKEGRKDSVGKDNSGGISSSINSGIGTSCIEESSIETEESAIPGDNLSATASSQTVPNSGEQQSKQTMSVNDCSKRILGICEAASQADTKQEESQGSVGLESLLGKGSTSQQLANTCSSDQGAYVNLALGTCDKLITESRQRKVSNTSLSDYMNISPMGSSKVSEEDTHKPHDYVNMCPGGRSESVTTSQTPPQLPPALNKIPPSSKTNIPGNNDASDKKSLNIGKGISRQHSRKDSEKSNTVSSGGDSEGGSGGESGYLLMTPGQPPPPPPKPSSPRMVAHRPDIPPALLGVRPDPSLTATLERLNFVSSAGNSSSERCRSHSGPGAPEGSAVSSEVRVKKQLSEPRSGSGCQGNNGRAASACSSPVSYSPPTSPTLGGSVSSVSSLSEGGLSSASSTCTVVNVGVGRREGGSSGSSGTSRVLDMPADLAAHSTVPSVTSQPSSAIIGSGSADSGLNYVSLDLGPAKCESVRPSPRTGRRAVSGTVTQGACTQDPVVGEEDEPLSYAQIDFTKSEGLRTTSLSRDHRH
- the LOC123763636 gene encoding serine-rich adhesin for platelets isoform X1, whose amino-acid sequence is MKAVKSRSGLFLKCGEALCWKHLLAKMLPNRKSSVNNVGVNEDIVKAGYLKKLKTMKKKFFVLRRETGPDYPARLEYYDNERKFRAGAQPKKPIILRTCFSINRKKDPKHSHVIALYSNHDSVCMAAESDAELNDWLGLLHHHMHVTGADGQSRKMYEHVWLVSVQPRSLGSSKGLTGEHHICLTYKSIALVRVGDCQKKIEFPLNSIRRCGHTGSFFFLGLGRSAVTGAGDIWMLTEDAVIAENMHSIIRKAMHDPLNNMSEDSQTRERTHSVSNHRSFDSGSGPCHMRGRCDSMPSRSRTSSEGSVQNVPNKFHGHNCSHQTDGSMASSLCLHVTRPKSMYSSSLSSSCSPPFFSALFSPSSSESMESATSVDDFECLHSNTPDNNDGLCGSEEDSYMAMGRVGSTESSHQHRELPQPPFSLPIISTRPMGSSQIAGVVSPVSGSSIDGHCLSSPQDNYLEMASPSERMHAGLVGSQPERGGYMYMDKTQPQPQGSSASENCGYMSMGPLNSPGSIPTTWPSHSSSQVSSPPHSASHSRIPSVVDDTTDSYLSMVPGGHLGDMTTGENFGQDRSEGYLDMTPTPAVPTPIPYSPSDGDSFPEMSPGSSCSFTSGTPSSDHRFPDFIAEKSGSGSYYGYSEDDDSSIDRPIRTNSVGSKPEQFRSRKNRLEVSPAEPARVRAFSVGSRVSLRLAGGRAGQVAGGAIAATSVSVAEFSSSIKERGKQVKSKSTSAPILGSSPISNSWSGTPGTFFRGFLQARSQERNNDLMEFDFSKNKSCDSISADKEKKSSSFESIKRTLTGQRHRSNSKSSGNGKSVFDSIKRDKKKSESELSTKSIELSERGNYCELEINPSPHRKTSDSYDGYLPMKPAINTSQPLCTSEYLDMNSRESLIRQTSFADPYVDMSRGSDRYGSSCSSGSHDGYVDMSQGKGLGPLPLASLSSSSTTSNSSSSIGARVRKISSTLNPLSSQDSTSQLDEYMPVDFRSNTDPSSHSIDGEKHKKKEKKNSKRKSFKESTKRKKSEPINVVVKSGDSEVLQEMSKKGTSPLSSLSTLLGRKNSGTPPKTPLSPTGSPLPKSNRGTPSPFSSLTRSKNRDDKEGRKDSVGKDNSGGISSSINSGIGTSCIEESSIETEESAIPGDNLSATASSQTVPNSGEQQSKQTMSVNDCSKRILGICEAASQADTKQEESQGSVGLESLLGKGSTSQQLANTCSSDQGAYVNLALGTCDKLITESRQRKVSNTSLSDYMNISPMGSSKVSEEDTHKPHDYVNMCPGGRSESVTTSQTPPQLPPALNKIPPSSKTNIPGNNDASDKKSLNIGKGISRQHSRKDSEKSNTVSSGGDSEGGSGGESGYLLMTPGQPPPPPPKPSSPRMVAHRPDIPPALLGVRPDPSLTATLERLNFVSSAGNSSSERCRSHSGPGAPEGSAVSSEVRVKKQLSEPRSGSGCQGNNGRAASACSSPVSYSPPTSPTLGGSVSSVSSLSEGGLSSASSTCTVVNVGVGRREGGSSGSSGTSRVLDMPADLAAHSTVPSVTSQPSSAIIGSGSADSGLNYVSLDLGPAKCESVRPSPRTGRRAVSGTVTQGACTQDPVVGEEDEPLSYAQIDFTKSEGLRTTSLSRDHRH
- the LOC123763636 gene encoding insulin receptor substrate 1 isoform X4, with the translated sequence MKAVKSRSGLFLKCGEALCWKHLLAKMLPNRKSSVNNVGVNEDIVKAGYLKKLKTMKKKFFVLRRETGPDYPARLEYYDNERKFRAGAQPKKPIILRTCFSINRKKDPKHSHVIALYSNHDSVCMAAESDAELNDWLGLLHHHMHVTGADGQSRKMYEHVWLVSVQPRSLGSSKGLTGEHHICLTYKSIALVRVGDCQKKIEFPLNSIRRCGHTGSFFFLGLGRSAVTGAGDIWMLTEDAVIAENMHSIIRKAMHDPLNNMSEDSQTRERTHSVSNHRSFDSGSGPCHMRGRCDSMPSRSRTSSEGSVQNVPNKFHGHNCSHQTDGSMASSLCLHVTRPKSMYSSSLSSSCSPPFFSALFSPSSSESMESATSVDDFECLHSNTPDNNDGLCGSEEDSYMAMGRVGSTESSHQHRELPQPPFSLPIISTRPMGSSQSKVAGVVSPVSGSSIDGHCLSSPQDNYLEMASPSERMHAGLVGSQPERGGYMYMDKTQPQPQGSSASENCGYMSMGPLNSPGSIPTTWPSHSSSQVSSPPHSASHSRIPSVVDDTTDSYLSMVPGGHLGDMTTGENFGQDRSEGYLDMTPTPAVPTPIPYSPSDGDSFPEMSPGSSCSFTSGTPSSDHRFPDFIAEKSGSGSYYGYSEDDDSSIDRPIRTNSVGSKPEQFRSRKNSAPILGSSPISNSWSGTPGTFFRGFLQARSQERNNDLMEFDFSKNKSCDSISADKEKKSSSFESIKRTLTGQRHRSNSKSSGNGKSVFDSIKRDKKKSESELSTKSIELSERGNYCELEINPSPHRKTSDSYDGYLPMKPAINTSQPLCTSEYLDMNSRESLIRQTSFADPYVDMSRGSDRYGSSCSSGSHDGYVDMSQGKGLGPLPLASLSSSSTTSNSSSSIGARVRKISSTLNPLSSQDSTSQLDEYMPVDFRSNTDPSSHSIDGEKHKKKEKKNSKRKSFKESTKRKKSEPINVVVKSGDSEVLQEMSKKGTSPLSSLSTLLGRKNSGTPPKTPLSPTGSPLPKSNRGTPSPFSSLTRSKNRDDKEGRKDSVGKDNSGGISSSINSGIGTSCIEESSIETEESAIPGDNLSATASSQTVPNSGEQQSKQTMSVNDCSKRILGICEAASQADTKQEESQGSVGLESLLGKGSTSQQLANTCSSDQGAYVNLALGTCDKLITESRQRKVSNTSLSDYMNISPMGSSKVSEEDTHKPHDYVNMCPGGRSESVTTSQTPPQLPPALNKIPPSSKTNIPGNNDASDKKSLNIGKGISRQHSRKDSEKSNTVSSGGDSEGGSGGESGYLLMTPGQPPPPPPKPSSPRMVAHRPDIPPALLGVRPDPSLTATLERLNFVSSAGNSSSERCRSHSGPGAPEGSAVSSEVRVKKQLSEPRSGSGCQGNNGRAASACSSPVSYSPPTSPTLGGSVSSVSSLSEGGLSSASSTCTVVNVGVGRREGGSSGSSGTSRVLDMPADLAAHSTVPSVTSQPSSAIIGSGSADSGLNYVSLDLGPAKCESVRPSPRTGRRAVSGTVTQGACTQDPVVGEEDEPLSYAQIDFTKSEGLRTTSLSRDHRH
- the LOC123763636 gene encoding serine-rich adhesin for platelets isoform X2, producing the protein MKAVKSRSGLFLKCGEALCWKHLLAKMLPNRKSSVNNVGVNEDIVKAGYLKKLKTMKKKFFVLRRETGPDYPARLEYYDNERKFRAGAQPKKPIILRTCFSINRKKDPKHSHVIALYSNHDSVCMAAESDAELNDWLGLLHHHMHVTGADGQSRKMYEHVWLVSVQPRSLGSSKGLTGEHHICLTYKSIALVRVGDCQKKIEFPLNSIRRCGHTGSFFFLGLGRSAVTGAGDIWMLTEDAVIAENMHSIIRKAMHDPLNNMSEDSQTRERTHSVSNHRSFDSGSGPCHMRGRCDSMPSRSRTSSEGSVQNVPNKFHGHNCSHQTDGSMASSLCLHVTRPKSMYSSSLSSSCSPPFFSALFSPSSSESMESATSVDDFECLHSNTPDNNDGLCGSEEDSYMAMGRVGSTESSHQHRELPQPPFSLPIISTRPMGSSQSKVAGVVSPVSGSSIDGHCLSSPQDNYLEMASPSERMHAGLVGSQPERGGYMYMDKTQPQPQGSSASENCGYMSMGPLNSPGSIPTTWPSHSSSQVSSPPHSASHSRIPSVVDDTTDSYLSMVPGGHLGDMTTGENFGQDRSEGYLDMTPTPAVPTPIPYSPSDGDSFPEMSPGSSCSFTSGTPSSDHRFPDFIAEKSGSGSYYGYSEDDDSSIDRPIRTNSVGSKPEQFRSRKNRLEVSPAEPARVRAFSVGSRVSLRLAGGRAGQVAGGAIAATSVSVAEFSSSIKERGKQVKSKSTSAPILGSSPISNSWSGTPGTFFRGFLQARSQERNNDLMEFDFSKNKSCDSISADKEKKSSSFESIKRTLTGQRHRSNSKSSGNGKSVFDSIKRDKKKSESELSTKSIELSERGNYCELEINPSPHRKTSDSYDGYLPMKPAINTSQPLCTSEYLDMNSRESLIRQTSFADPYVDMSRGSDRYGSSCSSGSHDGYVDMSQGKGLGPLPLASLSSSSTTSNSSSSIGARVRKISSTLNPLSSQDSTSQLDEYMPVDFRSNTDPSSHSIDGEKHKKKEKKNSKRKSFKESTKRKKSEPINVVVKSGDSEVLQEMSKKGTSPLSSLSTLLGRKNSGTPPKTPLSPTGSPLPKSNRGTPSPFSSLTRSKNRDDKEGRKDSVGKDNSGGISSSINSGIGTSCIEESSIETEESAIPGDNLSATASSQTVPNSGEQQSKQTMSVNDCSKRILGICEAASQADTKQEESQGSVGLESLLGKGSTSQQLANTCSSDQGAYVNLALGTCDKLITESRQRKVSNTSLSDYMNISPMGSSKVSEEDTHKPHDYVNMCPGGRSESVTTSQTPPQLPPALNKIPPSSKTNIPGNNDASDKKSLNIGKGISRQHSRKDSEKSNTVSSGGDSEGGSGGESGYLLMTPGQPPPPPPKPSSPRMVAHRPDIPPALLGVRPDPSLTATLERLNFVSSAGNSSSERCRSHSGPGAPEGSAVSSEVRVKKQLSEPRSGSGCQGNNGRAASACSSPVSYSPPTSPTLGGSVSSVSSLSEGGLSSASSTCTVVNVGVGRREGGSSGSSGTSRVLDMPADLAAHSTVPSVTSQPSSAIIGSGSADSGLNYVSLDLGPAKCESVRPSPRTGRRAVSGTVTQGACTQDPVVGEEDEPLSYAQIDFTKSEGLRTTSLSRDHRH